From a region of the Cardiocondyla obscurior isolate alpha-2009 linkage group LG28, Cobs3.1, whole genome shotgun sequence genome:
- the LOC139112352 gene encoding uncharacterized protein, with the protein MIIFISINMKTIWLKMNPSTVEQSVPCNHSSVIDRHRLSPKIMISNIDVRQLSTWPIEVRVVRVQSPTMFWVKLINDEAAHKEMLERMALRMRFAASQLILSPNEIIIGTLVAIREGSKWQRGIIEYVGATSITVNLRDWARTTERMPHECLRLESQFHEMRWQAIPCVLNGILPLRAQVWTEQEVVHAKIIMEKTQGWIIINDVLSDNAALVSYLRGGQTENVPMIDVSTLFIQIGIAKKFKWDKTPTESVASQTQ; encoded by the exons atgataatttttatctctataaacaTGAAAACAATTTGGCTCAAGATGAATCCTTCAACCGTCGAGCAgtcagttccttgcaaccactcatcagtaattgatcgtcatcgtttgtcaccaaaaatt atgatttccaacATCGACGTAAGACAGCTGTCCACTTGGCCGATTGAGGTACGCGTggtacgcgtacaatcacctACAATGTTTTGggtgaaattaatcaacgatgAAGCAGCTCATAAGGAAATGCTGGAACGAATGGCCTTACGCATGAGATTTGCAGCATCTCAACTGATACTGTCaccgaatgaaataataataggaaCTCTCGTTGCCATCCGCGAAGGTTCAAAATGGCAAAGAGGGATCATCGAGTACGTCGGTGCTACTTCGATTACTGTaaatcttcgcgactgggctcgcacAACTGAAAGAATGCCGCATGAATGTTTACGACTAGAGAGCCAATTCCATGAAATGAGGTGGCAAGCAATACCatgtgttttaaatggaatcttGCCTCTGCGAGCTCAGGTATGGACGGAGCAGGAGGTTGTGCACGCAAAAATCATCATGGAAAAAACGCAGGGATGGATCATTATCAATGATGTTCTCAGTGACAATGCTGCACTTGTTTCATATCTCAGAGGCGGGCAAACGGAAAACGTGCCTATGATAGATgtatctacattatttatacaaataggtattgcaaaaaaatttaaatgggatAAAACGCCGACTGAATCAGTTGCATCGCAAACACAGTGA